The window TGGCGGTGAGGTTCTATTTAAAGATATTGCGTTATTTTCGATTGAAAAGCTTACGATTAAAGATATTGATAAGCTTCAAGAAAACTCGTTGTCTGAAATGGAAAAGGTTCAAAGAAGTCTTGACGAATACAATACTAAGAATAATTTAAAGTTAAGTCTTGGTGAGTATCTTTTAAAGAAGCTCAATTTAAATTAAAGAGAGGTCAGATTTATGAATACAAATATAATGCAATTGTTTGTTGGCCGATTAGGGAAAGAGCCTGATCTAAGATATACAAAAAATAAAAAGGCAGTCTGTCATTTGTCGATAGCAACTACTAATGATGAGAAAAAGATCATTTGGAATAAAGTCGTTGTTTGGGGAAAGCAGGCTGAACTTTGTAGTTTATATCTTAAAAAAGGCAAAGAAGTTTTCGTTCAGGGTTATAAAGAAATTAGAGAATTTACGACTAATGATGGAGAGGTCAAAGAATATGAGGAGATTACAGCGAGCCTAATTGGTTTTCCTAATTTATAAGGAGGTCTATTTGAATAGTGTCAAAGATATTAATAAGTCTTGGTTATCTACAGATGAAGCAGCGAAGTACCTTGGTAAGACTCGAAATGCCATCTGGCAATTAGTGAGTAAAGGACTTCTTATAAAGAGAAAATGGGGAAGAAGGCTATATTTTAAAAAATTAGAATTGGATCAATTGATTGAAAATTCTTTGATTTAAGGGAGTGGTAATGGCAATAACTAAAGTGATGGATAAGACTGAAATTAATTATTCTGTTTATGTAAATATAAGAAGTAATGTTATGCCACATATCCGCTTCCAAAAAAGAATCAACGGTCTACTAACAAAGGCAGAAGCAAAAAGAAAAGAGAGGAAACTTATTCAGCAGTTAT is drawn from Halobacteriovorax sp. JY17 and contains these coding sequences:
- a CDS encoding single-stranded DNA-binding protein, producing MNTNIMQLFVGRLGKEPDLRYTKNKKAVCHLSIATTNDEKKIIWNKVVVWGKQAELCSLYLKKGKEVFVQGYKEIREFTTNDGEVKEYEEITASLIGFPNL
- a CDS encoding helix-turn-helix domain-containing protein codes for the protein MNSVKDINKSWLSTDEAAKYLGKTRNAIWQLVSKGLLIKRKWGRRLYFKKLELDQLIENSLI